A genomic region of Arachis hypogaea cultivar Tifrunner chromosome 5, arahy.Tifrunner.gnm2.J5K5, whole genome shotgun sequence contains the following coding sequences:
- the LOC112801368 gene encoding homogentisate solanesyltransferase, chloroplastic isoform X1, giving the protein MVTHCICDCKSLMLCHTQLPMKLSTFQSTSLCANPSIATSNYNSSYSIKTPTTKFAPKASTLCLKFSRNNHSTLRYHDRRLSNRPTSITACTHVGAAGSDRPFADKVSEFKDACWRFLRPHTIRGTSLGSFALVARALIENSNLIKWSLLFKAFSGLFALICGNGYIVGINQIYDISIDKVNKPYLPIAAGDLSVQSAWLLVAFFAAAGLLIVGLNFGPFIFSLYTLGLFLGTIYSVPPLRMKRFPIAAFLIIATVRGFLLNFGVYYATRAALGLAFEWSSPVVFITTFVTLFALVIAITKDLPDVEGDRKYQISTFATKLGVRNIAFLGCGILLMNYIGSILAAIYMPQAFRQWLLIPAHMIFASCLIFQAWVLEKANYTKEAISGFYRFIWNLFYAEYAIFPFI; this is encoded by the exons ATGGTGACCCATTGTATCTGTGATTGCAAAAGTCTTATGCTTTGCCATACTCAGCTCCCCATGAAGCTCTCAACATTTCAATCAACTTCACTTTGTGCTAATCCCTCAATTGCCACCTCCAACTACAACTCCTCCTACTCCATCAAAACACCCACCACCAAGTTTGCTCCAAAGGCTTCTACTTTGTGCTTAAAATTTTCCAGAAACAACCATTCAACTCTACGATATCATGACAGAAGACTCTCGAATAGACCCACTTCCATCACG GCTTGTACCCATGTTGGAGCTGCTGGATCAGATCGTCCATTTGCAGACAAAGTTTCAGAATTCAAAGATGCATGTTGGAGATTTTTAAGGCCACATACTATACGCGGCACATCACTAGGTTCTTT TGCTTTGGTGGCAAGAGCATTGATTGAAAACTCAAATCTGATAAAGTGGTCCCTTCTGTTCAAAGCATTCTCTGGTCTTTTTGCCCTGATTTGTGGGAATGGTTATATAGTTGGAATCAATCAAATCTATGACATTAGCATTGACAA GGTAAACAAACCTTATTTACCTATAGCTGCTGGAGATCTTTCAGTCCAATCTGCATGGCTATTAGTTGCATTTTTTGCTGCTGCTGGCTTGTTGATTGTTGGATTGAACTTTGGGCCCTTTATATTTTCACTTTACACGCTTGGCCTTTTTCTCGGCACCATCTATTCTGTTCCTCCATTAAGAATGAAACGTTTTCCTATTGCAGCATTTCTTATTATTGCCACG GTCCGAGGTTTTCTACTTAACTTTGGCGTGTACTATGCCACTAGAGCTGCCCTTGGACTTGCATTTGAGTGGAG CTCACCTGTGGTTTTCATCACTACATTTGTAACATTGTTTGCATTGGTAATTGCTATAACGAAAGATCTTCCAGATGTTGAGGGGGATCGCAA GTATCAGATATCAACCTTTGCGACAAAACTTGGTGTACGGAACATTGCTTTCCTTGGTTGTGGAATCTTGCTAATGAACTATATTGGTTCAATATTGGCAGCAATTTATATGCCACAG GCTTTCAGGCAATGGTTACTGATACCAGCTCATATGATTTTTGCATCCTGCTTGATTTTCCAG GCATGGGTATTAGAAAAAGCAAATTATACCAAG GAAGCAATTTCAGGGTTCTATCGATTTATATGGAATCTATTTTATGCTGAGTACGCCATATTTCCTTTCATCTAG
- the LOC112801368 gene encoding homogentisate solanesyltransferase, chloroplastic isoform X2, whose protein sequence is MTLALTSMMVNKPYLPIAAGDLSVQSAWLLVAFFAAAGLLIVGLNFGPFIFSLYTLGLFLGTIYSVPPLRMKRFPIAAFLIIATVRGFLLNFGVYYATRAALGLAFEWSSPVVFITTFVTLFALVIAITKDLPDVEGDRKYQISTFATKLGVRNIAFLGCGILLMNYIGSILAAIYMPQAFRQWLLIPAHMIFASCLIFQAWVLEKANYTKEAISGFYRFIWNLFYAEYAIFPFI, encoded by the exons ATGACATTAGCATTGACAAGTATGAT GGTAAACAAACCTTATTTACCTATAGCTGCTGGAGATCTTTCAGTCCAATCTGCATGGCTATTAGTTGCATTTTTTGCTGCTGCTGGCTTGTTGATTGTTGGATTGAACTTTGGGCCCTTTATATTTTCACTTTACACGCTTGGCCTTTTTCTCGGCACCATCTATTCTGTTCCTCCATTAAGAATGAAACGTTTTCCTATTGCAGCATTTCTTATTATTGCCACG GTCCGAGGTTTTCTACTTAACTTTGGCGTGTACTATGCCACTAGAGCTGCCCTTGGACTTGCATTTGAGTGGAG CTCACCTGTGGTTTTCATCACTACATTTGTAACATTGTTTGCATTGGTAATTGCTATAACGAAAGATCTTCCAGATGTTGAGGGGGATCGCAA GTATCAGATATCAACCTTTGCGACAAAACTTGGTGTACGGAACATTGCTTTCCTTGGTTGTGGAATCTTGCTAATGAACTATATTGGTTCAATATTGGCAGCAATTTATATGCCACAG GCTTTCAGGCAATGGTTACTGATACCAGCTCATATGATTTTTGCATCCTGCTTGATTTTCCAG GCATGGGTATTAGAAAAAGCAAATTATACCAAG GAAGCAATTTCAGGGTTCTATCGATTTATATGGAATCTATTTTATGCTGAGTACGCCATATTTCCTTTCATCTAG